The Haladaptatus cibarius D43 genome window below encodes:
- a CDS encoding KEOPS complex subunit Pcc1 translates to MRRATIRTELDDADVVSASLNPDNTPEMKTSVEDGTIVTHIERKTTGGLQSTVDDYVVNLSVAVQAVQIANDYNDTNHE, encoded by the coding sequence ATGAGACGAGCGACGATTCGCACGGAACTGGACGACGCCGACGTCGTCTCTGCGTCACTCAACCCAGACAACACGCCCGAAATGAAGACGAGCGTGGAAGACGGGACGATTGTAACGCATATTGAACGCAAGACGACCGGCGGACTCCAATCGACCGTGGACGATTACGTCGTCAACCTCTCGGTGGCAGTACAGGCAGTACAGATAGCGAACGATTACAACGACACGAACCATGAGTGA
- a CDS encoding plastocyanin/azurin family copper-binding protein, with protein MNRRAFLAGVVGSASATLAGCTGILNTGSNTPDGDIGMGSVSFNPQEHEVEVGETVVWVNTDMRNHSVTAYEAGIPEDAEYFASGGFDTEEAARDAWRNGNGTINPNTTFEHTFEVPGEYAYFCIPHETGGMSGTIVVTE; from the coding sequence ATGAACCGCCGAGCGTTTTTAGCCGGGGTCGTCGGGTCTGCATCGGCCACTCTGGCGGGCTGTACGGGCATCCTGAACACCGGGTCGAACACTCCAGATGGCGACATCGGGATGGGGTCTGTCTCGTTCAACCCGCAGGAACACGAAGTCGAGGTCGGGGAAACCGTCGTCTGGGTGAACACCGACATGCGCAACCACAGCGTGACGGCATACGAAGCCGGAATCCCGGAGGACGCGGAGTATTTCGCCTCCGGCGGCTTCGACACCGAAGAGGCGGCCCGCGATGCGTGGCGGAACGGAAACGGAACCATCAATCCGAACACGACGTTCGAACACACCTTCGAAGTGCCCGGCGAGTACGCCTACTTCTGCATTCCGCACGAAACGGGCGGGATGTCAGGCACGATCGTCGTCACGGAGTAA
- a CDS encoding 30S ribosomal protein S3ae — translation MSERSVSKQSQEKRWYTVLAPEQFDREELGTTPADEPDKVLGRTIETTLGELTNNASENNTKLTFKINDVGSDSAYTEFVRHELTRDYLRSLGRRGASKIEAYITVLTSDDYRIQIQPVAFTTKKADHSQEKAIRRTMIDLVQDAASDRTFKEVIDSIVEGRISSAIYGEAKTIYPLRRVEIQKATLEAHPDEVAEEEETSVDVDEEDVEV, via the coding sequence ATGAGTGAACGATCAGTCTCTAAGCAGTCACAGGAAAAGCGGTGGTACACCGTCCTCGCTCCCGAGCAGTTCGACCGAGAGGAGCTTGGAACGACCCCCGCAGATGAACCGGACAAGGTGCTCGGTCGCACCATCGAAACCACGCTGGGCGAACTGACGAACAACGCCAGCGAGAACAACACGAAGCTGACCTTCAAAATCAACGACGTCGGCAGCGATTCGGCGTACACCGAGTTCGTTCGACACGAACTCACCCGCGACTACCTCCGTAGTCTCGGCCGCCGCGGTGCCTCGAAAATCGAGGCCTACATCACGGTGCTGACCTCGGACGACTACCGAATCCAGATTCAGCCCGTCGCCTTCACGACGAAGAAGGCAGACCACAGCCAAGAGAAGGCTATCCGCCGAACGATGATCGACCTCGTGCAGGACGCCGCGAGCGACCGCACGTTTAAAGAGGTCATCGACAGCATCGTCGAGGGTCGCATCTCCAGTGCGATTTACGGCGAGGCGAAAACCATCTATCCACTCCGCCGGGTCGAAATCCAGAAGGCAACGCTGGAAGCCCACCCCGACGAGGTCGCCGAAGAAGAAGAAACCTCCGTGGACGTGGACGAAGAAGACGTCGAAGTCTAA
- the dcm gene encoding DNA cytosine methyltransferase, with translation MKGIDLFCGAGGFGSGFEQFGMDVLYGIDVNEMALETFDRNHEGESIQHDISEGVPEKLRGIDVNVVFGSPPCQGFSDARGSRRLDDERNQLVFSFIQWVGELQPEYVMMENVAGMTTIGEEFLDAVEREYRDVGYEVEWAKLNAANFGVPQTRERVIYFGVREDSPITPTLPNGDYTENGDGQLSLSGREMNGWRTVEQAFEDLPEPTDEGTIELPPLSEYPDNDYLRDIRNGGRRTYNHIAETPADNADTRAIIENLRPGEMYRSSRFGDRYRQVWDLLSDRFTETEQDCLHFIARHRTRSAFKMGDKGVGAVPDSKIAHGLEHDDDTVYTALQDLLADGWVRTDEDGDTLGYDLNTKSGIRPRYMRLNPDGQSNTILTTDFKPRDKLHPTENRGLSLREGARIQSFPDEFEFVGSFGDIANQIGNAVPPLMAKALAEHIQTVDEEINQRAVQK, from the coding sequence ATGAAAGGAATCGATTTGTTCTGTGGCGCTGGCGGTTTCGGAAGTGGATTCGAACAATTCGGAATGGATGTTCTCTATGGTATCGACGTCAACGAAATGGCGCTCGAAACGTTCGACCGGAATCATGAGGGGGAATCGATACAGCACGACATTAGCGAGGGAGTTCCGGAGAAACTCCGCGGGATAGATGTCAATGTCGTCTTCGGGAGTCCGCCGTGCCAAGGATTCAGTGACGCCCGAGGGAGCCGTCGACTCGACGACGAGCGCAATCAACTGGTGTTCTCGTTCATTCAGTGGGTCGGGGAACTCCAGCCAGAATACGTGATGATGGAGAACGTCGCTGGAATGACGACCATTGGGGAAGAGTTTCTGGACGCCGTCGAGAGGGAATACCGCGATGTGGGGTACGAAGTCGAATGGGCGAAATTGAACGCCGCAAACTTCGGCGTGCCACAGACGCGAGAACGGGTCATCTACTTTGGCGTCAGAGAAGATTCGCCGATTACGCCGACACTGCCGAATGGAGACTACACCGAAAACGGAGACGGGCAACTTTCTCTCTCCGGAAGGGAAATGAACGGATGGAGAACCGTCGAACAGGCCTTCGAAGACCTACCGGAACCGACCGACGAGGGAACCATCGAACTGCCGCCCCTATCCGAGTATCCGGATAACGATTACCTCCGAGACATTAGAAACGGTGGTCGAAGAACGTACAACCATATCGCCGAAACACCTGCGGATAATGCAGATACTCGGGCAATCATCGAAAATCTTCGTCCCGGCGAAATGTACCGTTCGAGTCGGTTTGGCGACCGCTACCGGCAAGTCTGGGATTTGCTTTCGGATAGATTCACGGAAACCGAACAGGACTGTCTCCATTTCATCGCCCGACACCGTACCCGCTCTGCGTTCAAAATGGGTGATAAAGGCGTTGGGGCAGTTCCCGACTCCAAAATCGCGCATGGATTGGAACACGACGACGACACGGTGTACACTGCGCTTCAAGACCTGTTGGCCGATGGATGGGTGCGAACGGACGAAGATGGGGATACCCTCGGCTACGACCTCAATACGAAGTCCGGAATCCGACCGCGATACATGCGCTTGAACCCGGATGGCCAATCGAATACGATACTGACGACCGATTTCAAACCACGCGACAAACTGCATCCGACCGAAAACCGTGGACTATCACTGCGGGAGGGTGCCCGGATTCAAAGTTTTCCCGATGAGTTCGAGTTCGTCGGCTCGTTCGGCGATATTGCAAATCAAATCGGAAATGCGGTGCCGCCACTGATGGCGAAAGCACTGGCAGAGCATATACAAACAGTCGATGAAGAAATCAATCAACGCGCTGTTCAGAAGTGA
- a CDS encoding 30S ribosomal protein S15 yields MARMHTRRRGSSGSDRPVADEPPEWSDVEADDVEDRVVELAEDGYSPSEIGLKLRDEGVTGTPVPNVKLVTGKKVTEILEENDAEPDLPEDLYNLMERAVRLREHVDENPQDKHNKRALQNTESKVRRLVNYYRGDEVDQDFTYSYDVAKELL; encoded by the coding sequence ATGGCACGAATGCACACCCGACGCCGTGGGTCATCCGGTTCGGACCGACCCGTGGCAGACGAACCACCGGAGTGGAGCGACGTAGAAGCAGACGACGTGGAAGACCGCGTCGTGGAACTCGCGGAAGACGGCTACAGCCCGAGCGAAATCGGTCTGAAGCTCCGCGACGAGGGCGTGACCGGCACGCCTGTCCCGAACGTCAAGCTCGTCACTGGCAAGAAAGTGACCGAAATTCTGGAGGAAAACGACGCAGAACCCGACCTGCCCGAAGACCTCTACAACCTGATGGAGCGCGCCGTGCGCCTGCGCGAACACGTTGACGAGAATCCACAGGACAAGCACAACAAGCGCGCACTCCAGAACACCGAGTCCAAAGTTCGTCGCCTCGTGAACTACTACCGCGGCGACGAAGTAGACCAGGACTTCACCTACTCCTACGACGTGGCGAAAGAACTCCTATAA
- the gdhB gene encoding glutamate dehydrogenase GdhB: protein MSSTGKQKEEEPETAAETARRQLERAAAHLDVDRGIIERLKHPDQVHRVSVPLERDDGETDVFTGYRAQHDSVRGPFKGGMRYHPGVTEEECTGLSMWMTWKCAVMNLPFGGAKGGIVVNPKELSSEEKERLTRRFAEELRDFIGPMHDIPAPDMGTDAQTMAWFMDAYSMQEGETQPGVVTGKPPVVGGSYGREESPGRSVAIITREACDYYDYPLEDTSVAIQGFGSVGANAALALHEWGANVVAVSDVNGAIYDPDGLNIDEIPTHEEEPEAVTTFDAPQHVSNDELLELDVDVLIPAAIGNVLTESNAHEVKADIVVEGANGPTTTTADEIMKKRGINVIPDILANAGGVTVSYFEWLQDINRRQWSLERVNEELESEMLDAWNDVRAEVEERDVTWRDAAYIVGLSRIAEAHQVRGLWP from the coding sequence ATGTCATCAACTGGGAAACAGAAAGAAGAGGAACCGGAGACGGCGGCAGAGACAGCACGGCGACAGCTTGAACGTGCCGCGGCACACCTCGATGTGGACCGTGGAATCATCGAGCGATTGAAACACCCCGACCAAGTTCATCGTGTGTCGGTCCCGCTCGAGCGAGACGACGGCGAAACGGACGTTTTCACCGGCTACCGCGCCCAGCACGATAGCGTGCGCGGCCCGTTCAAAGGCGGCATGCGCTACCATCCCGGCGTGACCGAGGAGGAGTGTACCGGTCTGTCGATGTGGATGACGTGGAAATGCGCCGTCATGAATCTCCCGTTCGGCGGCGCGAAAGGCGGTATCGTCGTGAATCCGAAAGAACTGAGCAGCGAAGAAAAAGAACGCCTCACGCGACGGTTCGCCGAGGAACTTCGCGACTTCATCGGCCCGATGCACGACATTCCTGCCCCGGACATGGGAACCGACGCGCAGACGATGGCGTGGTTCATGGACGCCTACTCGATGCAGGAGGGGGAAACCCAACCCGGCGTCGTCACAGGCAAGCCACCGGTCGTCGGCGGTTCCTACGGCCGTGAAGAGTCGCCCGGACGCTCCGTGGCCATCATCACCCGCGAGGCGTGTGACTACTACGACTACCCGCTCGAAGATACGTCGGTCGCCATCCAAGGATTCGGGAGCGTCGGTGCAAACGCCGCCCTCGCCCTCCACGAATGGGGCGCAAACGTCGTCGCCGTCTCCGACGTGAACGGCGCAATTTACGACCCCGACGGATTGAACATTGACGAAATTCCGACCCACGAGGAAGAACCGGAAGCAGTCACGACGTTCGACGCGCCACAACACGTTTCGAACGACGAACTCCTCGAACTGGACGTTGACGTGCTCATTCCGGCCGCAATCGGCAACGTTCTCACCGAGTCGAACGCCCACGAGGTCAAAGCCGACATCGTCGTCGAAGGGGCGAACGGCCCGACGACGACGACGGCAGACGAAATCATGAAGAAGCGCGGCATCAACGTCATTCCGGACATCCTCGCCAACGCGGGCGGCGTGACGGTGTCGTACTTCGAATGGTTGCAAGACATCAACCGACGCCAGTGGTCGCTCGAAAGAGTGAACGAGGAACTCGAATCCGAGATGCTAGACGCGTGGAACGACGTTCGTGCCGAAGTCGAAGAGCGCGACGTGACGTGGCGTGACGCTGCCTACATCGTCGGCTTGTCGCGTATCGCGGAAGCGCATCAGGTCCGCGGACTCTGGCCATAG
- a CDS encoding HpcH/HpaI aldolase/citrate lyase family protein has product MLRRSVMFTPGDRPEMMRKAPDAGADVIVFDLEDAVAPERKDEAREAICDVLTDPDFDPDCEVCVRVNPAGVTADDDLRGIAVGADALDSVMLPKTGSADDVETLSRLLSEHDCDVPVLALVETARGVLNAGEIGAEPATDALVFGAEDLSADIGATRTDEGTEVLYAREHVVLAASATGVDAIDTVYTDFGDSEGLSEETEFAIQLGYDGKMAIHPAQVSPINDAFTPDSKQVEWAETVLSAKAEADAEGRGVFQVDGEMIDAPLIAQAERILEYAHADGSAE; this is encoded by the coding sequence ATGCTACGACGAAGCGTCATGTTCACGCCGGGTGACCGTCCCGAGATGATGCGCAAAGCGCCCGACGCGGGGGCAGACGTAATCGTATTCGATTTGGAAGATGCGGTCGCACCAGAGCGAAAGGACGAGGCCCGAGAGGCGATTTGTGACGTACTTACCGACCCTGATTTCGATCCCGATTGTGAGGTCTGTGTCCGCGTTAATCCGGCAGGTGTCACCGCGGACGACGACCTGCGAGGAATCGCGGTAGGGGCCGACGCGCTCGATTCGGTCATGCTCCCGAAAACGGGATCTGCGGACGACGTGGAAACGCTCTCCCGTCTGCTCTCCGAACACGATTGTGACGTTCCGGTTCTCGCGCTGGTCGAAACCGCCCGCGGTGTGCTCAACGCGGGCGAAATTGGCGCTGAACCGGCAACCGACGCGCTCGTGTTCGGTGCCGAAGACCTTTCTGCTGACATCGGCGCGACCCGAACCGACGAGGGAACCGAGGTGCTCTACGCCCGCGAACACGTCGTGTTGGCCGCGAGCGCAACCGGTGTGGACGCCATCGACACAGTTTACACCGATTTCGGGGACAGCGAAGGCCTATCCGAGGAAACCGAGTTCGCCATCCAACTCGGCTACGACGGGAAGATGGCGATTCATCCGGCGCAGGTGTCGCCTATCAACGATGCGTTCACGCCCGATTCGAAACAGGTCGAGTGGGCGGAAACAGTGCTGTCGGCGAAGGCCGAGGCTGACGCCGAAGGACGCGGCGTCTTTCAGGTCGATGGGGAGATGATTGATGCGCCGCTCATCGCGCAGGCCGAGCGCATTCTGGAATACGCGCACGCTGACGGATCTGCCGAGTAG
- a CDS encoding tyrosine-type recombinase/integrase, producing MLEPLTPRQAVQDYLNGRTDLTQSSKENHDYRLRRFVEWCDENGIDNLNEINGRHLHRYKVWRAEDVNNVTLKNQLGTVRVFLRFCEKMDAVEDGTSEKLELPELGMDEDVDDTTISSEEAEAILSYLQTYEYATLRHVIFQLLWHTGIRTSTLFAFDVDDFYPREGYIKAVHRPQAETPLKNKERGEREINLSEEVVQVVQDYLDKHHPKAEDDHGRIPLIGTSAGRAHKTTIRENIYRITRPCHYTNECPHNRTQDDCKAARSKHASKCPSSVSPHAIRKGSITHHRNNGWPAKAVSDRANVSQEVLDKHYDKGTPGQKRKRRKEFLNKL from the coding sequence ATGTTGGAACCACTCACCCCCCGACAAGCAGTACAGGACTATCTCAATGGACGAACCGACCTTACGCAGTCCTCGAAAGAGAATCACGATTACCGACTCCGTCGCTTCGTAGAATGGTGCGACGAGAACGGGATAGACAATCTGAATGAAATCAATGGTCGTCACCTACACCGATACAAGGTTTGGCGTGCCGAGGACGTGAACAACGTAACGCTGAAGAACCAGTTAGGGACAGTCAGAGTCTTTCTTCGGTTCTGCGAGAAGATGGACGCTGTCGAGGACGGAACCAGCGAAAAGCTGGAACTCCCCGAACTTGGGATGGACGAGGACGTTGACGACACGACAATCAGCTCAGAGGAAGCAGAGGCAATCCTGAGCTACTTGCAGACCTACGAATACGCTACCCTTCGACACGTCATTTTCCAGCTTTTGTGGCATACTGGAATCCGTACCAGCACGTTGTTCGCCTTCGATGTTGACGACTTCTATCCGAGAGAGGGCTACATCAAAGCGGTACACAGACCTCAGGCGGAAACTCCCCTGAAGAACAAAGAACGCGGCGAACGGGAAATCAATCTCTCCGAGGAGGTCGTCCAAGTCGTGCAGGACTACCTTGATAAACACCACCCGAAGGCAGAGGACGACCATGGACGAATCCCGCTTATCGGAACGTCAGCGGGCAGAGCGCACAAGACGACCATCAGAGAGAACATCTACAGGATTACCCGACCGTGTCACTACACCAATGAATGTCCTCACAACCGAACTCAGGACGACTGCAAGGCGGCGAGAAGCAAGCACGCCAGCAAATGCCCGTCCTCGGTCAGTCCTCACGCAATACGAAAAGGGTCAATCACGCACCACCGGAACAATGGGTGGCCTGCCAAGGCAGTCAGTGACCGGGCAAACGTGAGTCAAGAGGTGCTGGATAAGCACTACGATAAAGGAACGCCGGGGCAAAAGCGGAAACGGAGGAAAGAGTTTTTGAACAAATTATAA
- a CDS encoding Glu/Leu/Phe/Val family dehydrogenase yields the protein MSEQANPFESLQEQIDDAAEYIDASPDVLERLKHPERVLETNLSVEMDDGSIEVFKAFRSQFNGDRGPYKGGIRYHPNVSRDEVKALSGWMVYKTAVVDIPYGGGKGGIVIDPAEYSEAELERVTRSFAKELRPIIGEDRDIPAPDVNTGQREMNWIKDTYETLENTTAPGVITGKALDSGGSEGRVEATGRSTMLTAREAFDYLGKEMEGTTVAVQGYGNAGWIAAKLLENLGAKIVAVSDSSGAVYNDDGLHAIDVKDHKNETGSVSDYAGASEEMSNEDLLTLDVDLLVPAALENAIDGDLAQDVQADIVVEAANGPLTPDADDVLTERDVHVFPDILANAGGVTVSYFEWVQNRQRFYWDEERVNDELESIIVSSFDDLTDAYEEHDLPNFRTAAYVVSLQRVIDAFEEGGNWP from the coding sequence ATGTCCGAACAAGCGAATCCATTCGAGAGTCTGCAGGAGCAAATCGATGATGCGGCCGAATACATCGACGCGTCTCCCGACGTTCTCGAACGGCTCAAGCACCCCGAGCGCGTGCTCGAAACGAACCTCTCCGTCGAGATGGACGACGGTTCTATCGAGGTGTTCAAAGCGTTCCGCTCGCAGTTTAACGGCGACCGCGGCCCGTACAAAGGTGGTATCCGCTACCACCCCAACGTCAGCCGCGACGAAGTGAAAGCGCTCTCCGGGTGGATGGTGTACAAAACCGCCGTCGTAGACATCCCCTACGGTGGCGGCAAGGGTGGCATTGTCATCGACCCCGCCGAGTACAGCGAGGCGGAACTGGAGCGAGTCACGCGGTCATTTGCGAAGGAACTCCGACCGATTATCGGCGAAGACCGGGACATCCCCGCACCGGACGTGAACACCGGCCAGCGCGAGATGAACTGGATAAAGGACACGTACGAGACGCTCGAAAACACGACGGCACCGGGCGTCATCACCGGCAAGGCGCTCGACTCCGGCGGCAGTGAGGGTCGTGTCGAAGCGACCGGTCGCTCGACCATGCTCACCGCCCGCGAGGCCTTCGACTACCTCGGCAAGGAGATGGAAGGCACAACTGTGGCAGTGCAGGGCTACGGCAACGCTGGCTGGATTGCTGCGAAACTCCTCGAAAATCTCGGTGCGAAAATCGTCGCCGTTTCGGATTCGAGCGGCGCGGTCTACAACGACGACGGTCTCCACGCCATCGACGTGAAAGACCACAAGAACGAGACAGGCAGTGTTTCGGACTACGCTGGCGCGAGCGAAGAGATGAGCAACGAAGATCTGCTCACGTTGGACGTTGACCTGCTCGTTCCCGCCGCGCTGGAGAACGCAATCGACGGCGACCTCGCACAGGACGTGCAGGCAGATATCGTCGTAGAGGCCGCGAACGGCCCACTGACGCCGGACGCCGACGACGTGCTCACCGAGCGCGATGTCCACGTCTTCCCCGACATCCTCGCCAACGCGGGCGGCGTGACGGTGTCGTACTTCGAATGGGTGCAGAACCGCCAGCGATTCTACTGGGACGAAGAACGCGTCAACGACGAACTGGAAAGCATCATCGTCTCCTCGTTCGACGACCTGACGGACGCCTACGAGGAACACGACCTGCCGAACTTCCGCACCGCGGCCTACGTCGTCTCCCTCCAGCGCGTCATCGACGCGTTCGAAGAAGGCGGAAACTGGCCCTAG
- a CDS encoding DUF4747 family protein, giving the protein MSDTKFYFTEYEVNGILTTLFDFDSQKTREEREREVLKDYIRKDGPIIEGESGTWYFGRIEDDGDYELGKFGKVYTEEPTTYDEEEGDFIDDVQPNKDADYSMFIIDYSNNLLIYNTKNRIGHQQFRKYFADGFEKENNGVVSLETEYVRNKEAVENVVNEKPVLKADLELKPSNPSSEPEWENLDESIQKMLAKELDIIAESKEGKSLNMDEDLLEQAVEMAQTEYGIDYEIVYVDNGNGDEQIKTINKERDPVSRTEEEPDTLGGLRTYASEFITYATSYLNQDG; this is encoded by the coding sequence ATGTCAGACACCAAGTTCTATTTTACGGAATATGAAGTAAACGGAATACTCACTACTTTGTTTGATTTTGACTCGCAAAAAACCCGTGAAGAGCGAGAAAGAGAAGTGTTGAAAGATTATATCCGGAAAGATGGGCCAATTATTGAGGGAGAATCGGGGACGTGGTATTTTGGTCGTATAGAAGATGACGGGGATTATGAACTTGGAAAGTTTGGGAAGGTCTACACAGAAGAGCCGACCACTTACGACGAAGAAGAAGGCGATTTTATTGATGATGTCCAACCTAACAAAGATGCTGACTATTCGATGTTTATTATTGACTACTCAAACAATCTCCTGATTTACAATACAAAAAATCGAATTGGACATCAACAGTTCCGGAAATATTTCGCAGACGGTTTTGAGAAGGAAAATAACGGGGTTGTTTCATTAGAGACAGAGTATGTGAGAAACAAAGAAGCGGTAGAGAATGTAGTGAATGAAAAACCTGTCTTGAAAGCAGATTTAGAACTCAAGCCGTCTAACCCATCCTCAGAGCCAGAATGGGAGAACTTAGATGAAAGCATTCAAAAAATGCTGGCAAAGGAGTTAGATATTATTGCAGAGAGTAAAGAAGGCAAGAGTCTGAATATGGACGAAGACCTTCTGGAGCAAGCGGTTGAGATGGCACAAACAGAATATGGCATCGATTATGAAATAGTCTATGTTGACAACGGAAATGGCGACGAACAGATTAAAACAATCAACAAAGAGAGAGACCCTGTGAGTAGGACAGAAGAAGAACCAGATACTCTTGGTGGTCTTCGTACTTATGCCTCAGAATTTATTACTTACGCTACCTCATATCTGAACCAAGATGGCTAA
- a CDS encoding HTH domain-containing protein: MERERDEGGKYTEQVTLESVLSVFEDAEIPVLTATEIAEELGCSRPSAYNKLETLGEQGELHKKKVGARAVVYISPNL; this comes from the coding sequence ATGGAAAGAGAACGGGACGAAGGTGGGAAGTACACTGAGCAAGTGACGCTTGAGAGTGTGCTATCCGTCTTCGAGGACGCAGAGATTCCGGTTTTGACTGCTACGGAAATTGCCGAGGAGCTGGGTTGTTCCCGACCTTCGGCGTACAACAAGCTGGAAACGCTCGGAGAGCAAGGAGAATTGCATAAGAAAAAGGTGGGGGCACGAGCAGTGGTTTACATCTCTCCGAATTTGTAG